The Ochotona princeps isolate mOchPri1 chromosome 26, mOchPri1.hap1, whole genome shotgun sequence genome contains a region encoding:
- the LOC101518464 gene encoding LOW QUALITY PROTEIN: disintegrin and metalloproteinase domain-containing protein 20 (The sequence of the model RefSeq protein was modified relative to this genomic sequence to represent the inferred CDS: inserted 5 bases in 3 codons; substituted 1 base at 1 genomic stop codon) — protein sequence MAVPGTPRPIRITLVLLWFEVSLFIPDLSQARSSQQFSSVEVVIPLRVTSKGRGAGSPGWLSYSLRFGGQRHVVHMRVKRLLISTHLPVFTYSEQHALQEDHPFVPEDCFYHGFVEGDPESLVALSTCYGGFRGMLQINNLMYEIEPIEYSTTFEHLVSQLDNDDTQSPHMRCGLTEELIAQQLALQASYNFTVEPRSRLNWWTHWRYIELAVVVDHGRYVYSQSNESRVQYDVFHVINAVDEYFKHMEVDVTLMGMEIWNTRNQIDTAGNLETLLRYFCLWKSTHLNVRVHNDVKHSEMKDLIEMXGIANAGSICQTVSNCGVDTFQNRNLDLFAETLTHELGHNLGMLHDSGPCTCGETMCIMNANKEASRLFSNCSYSQYMDTVTTTGTCILSPSSPEQVXGCKYVGXSMVEEGEQCDXGSLQECTKGPCCTSTCSLKPGAACGHGACCKKCKLLPSGTVCREKTSECDLPEWCNGTSPECPDDVYLQDGIECGTNSYCYQKACNNHDIQCKEIFGTEASSASASCYNDMNTQGNRFGHCGIQDTTYVKCTAPDVMCGRVQCQNVVTLPTLKDHSTVHHSHFNTTTCWGTDYHLGMSVPDIGEVKDGTVCDRGKMCLKQKCVARLQPSVGCQRQHCNMSGVCNNKQHCHCHPGWAPPNCTVEGPGGSVDSGPPPKEVPVATPPPLPVHAV from the exons ATGGCAGTGCCAGGGACCCCGAGGcccatcaggatcactcttgtGCTGCTATGGTTTGAGGTATCTCTGTTCATTCCTGACCTCTCCCAGGCCAGGTCCTCCCAGCAGTTCAGCTCTGTGGAAGTGGTGATCCCCTTGAGGGTGACCAGCAagggcagaggtgcagggtccccaggatggCTGTCCTACAGCCTGCGGTTTGGGGGCCAGAGACATGTTGTCCACATGAGGGTCaagaggctcctgatttccaCACACCTCCCTGTGTTCACCTACTCAGAGCAGCATGCCCTCCAGGAGGACCACCCCTTTGTCCCTGAGGACTGTTTCTATCATGGTTTTGTGGAGGGGGATCCTGAGTCCCTGGTTGCTCTCAGCACGTGTTATGGAGGTTTTCGAGGAATGCTACAGATAAACAACCTCATGTATGAAATTGAACCGATTGAGTACTCCACCACCTTTGAACACCTGGTGTCTCAGCTGGACAATGATGACACACAATCCCCACACATGAGATGTGGCTTGACAGAAGAGTTGATAGCACAGCAACTGGCATTGCAAGCGTCATATAACTTCACTGTGGAACCACGTTCTCGACTGAATTGGTGGACACACTGGCGCTATATTGAGCTGGCAGTGGTTGTGGACCACGGACGATATGTTTACTCTCAAAGCAATGAGTCACGAGTTCAGTATGATGTATTTCATGTTATTAATGCAGTGGATGAATACTTTAAGCACATGGAGGTTGATGTCACTCTAATGGGGATGGAAATCTGGAATACGAGAAACCAAATAGACACAGCAGGTAACTTAGAAACTCTTCTTCGGTACTTTTGCTTATGGAAATCTACACACCTTAATGTGCGTGTTCACAATGATGTTAAACATTCAGAAATGAAGGACCTAATAGAGA ATGGGATTGCCAATGCTGGATCTATATGCCAAACAGTATCTAATTGTGGAGTCGATacatttcaaaacagaaatttaGATCTTTTTGCAGAGACTTTGACTCATGAGCTGGGTCATAATCTAGGTATGTTGCATGATAGTGGACCATGTACATGTGGTGAAACAATGTGTATAATGAATGCCAACAAAGAAGCTTCTCGGCTATTCAGCAACTGCAGTTATTCCCAATATATGGATACTGTGACCACTACCGGCACCTGCATCCTCTCTCCCTCGAGTCCAGAACAGGTTTAAGGTTGCAAATATGTGGG ATCGATGGTGGAAGAAGGGGAGCAGTGTGA TGGATCCTTACAGGAGTGCACAAAAGGTCCGTGCTGCACATCAACCTGTTCTCTGAAGCCTGGGGCTGCTTGTGGTCATGGAGCTTGTTGCAAAAAATGCAAACTGCTGCCTTCTGGGACCGTATGTAGGGAGAAGACCAGTGAGTGTGATCTTCCAGAGTGGTGCAATGGGACGTCACCTGAGTGTCCAGATGACGTGTATCTGCAGGACGGCATCGAGTGTGGCACAAATTCCTACTGCTATCAAAAGGCTTGTAATAACCATGATATTCAGTGTAAAGAGATTTTTGGCACAGAGGCATCGAGTGCATCTGCCAGTTGTTACAATGACATGAACACCCAAGGAAATCGCTTTGGCCACTGTGGGATTCAAGACACCACATATGTAAAATGTACGGCTCCTGATGTCATGTGTGGGCGGGTCCAATGTCAAAATGTCGTTACACTTCCCACATTGAAAGACCACTCTACAGTGCATCACTCTCACTTCAACACCACCACCTGCTGGGGCACAGATTACCATTTAGGGATGTCCGTACCTGACATAGGTGAAGTGAAGGATGGCACGGTGTGTGATAGAGGCAAGATGTGCCTCAAGCAGAAGTGTGTTGCTAGGCTTCAACCATCGGTAGGCTGTCAGAGGCAGCACTGCAACATGAGTGGCGTTTGTAATAATAAACAGCACTGTCACTGTCACCCAGGATGGGCACCTCCCAACTGTACTGTGGAAGGCCCTGGAGGCAGTGTAGATAGTGGTCCACCCCCAAAAGAAGTACCAGTGGCGACTCCGCCTCCGCTTCCAGTTCATGCAGTGTGA